CTCACACCCCGCCGGACGGTAGACTTCCTGGTGGACGTCAATCAACTGGTCTACCAAGCCGTCGACTACGGCATCCGCATGGAACCTGGAGTGCAAACCCCGCACGAAACGCTCAAGCGCGGCCAAGGTTCCTGCCGGGACTCCGCCTGGCTCATGGTCGAACTCCTTCGCCACCTCGGGTTGGCGGCACGCTTTGTCAGCGGCTACCTCATCCAGCTCAAGCCCGACCAGGAAAGTCTCGATGGCCCCTCCGGCCCCCCGAGCGACTTCACAGACCTCCATGCCTGGGTCGAAGCCTACGTGCCCGGAGGCGGCTGGATCGGCCTCGACCCCACCTCCGGGCTCTTCGCAGGGGAGGGCCACATCCCCCTGGCGGCCGCGCCCCACTTCCGGAGCGCCGCCCCCATCGAAGGGCGCACCAGCGAATGTGAAACCACCTTCGACTTCTCAAACGAAGTCTACCGCATCCGAGAAGCCCCGCGCGTGACCCAACCCTACCAGCCCGCGCAGTGGGAAAAAATCGACGCCCTCGGAAAGCTGGCCGACCGGCGACTTGCCGACCTCGGCGTGAAAATGACCACCGGAGGGGAGCCCACCTTCGTGGCGCTGGACCACCCGGACGAAGCCGAGTGGAACACCGCCGCCGACGGCCCCCAAAAACGCCGCCTCGCCAACGTGCTCTTGCGCAAAATGAAAGACCACTTCGGACCGGGCGGCCTCCTCCTGCACACCCAGGGAAAATGGTATCCCGGAGAGGACCTCCCCCGCTGGGCCGAGCAGTGTTACTGGCGCAAAGACGGCCAGCCGCTCTGGCATCATCCCGAACTCCTGGCCGACACCGCCATCGACTACGGACATGGCATCGAAGACGCGGAACGCTTTGCCCGACGCTTCACCGAAGTCCTCGGCGTCCAGCCCCACGTCGTCCCCGGCTACGAAGACCTCTTCTTCTATCTCTGGAAGGAAGGGACTCTCCCCTACAATACCGACCCCCATCACTGGAAGCTCGATGAAGACTTCGAGCGGGCCAACCTCGTCCGCACCCTCGACCAGGGCCTCAAAACCGCCACCGGCTACGCCATCCCCTTGCAATGGGATCACCGGGTAGACAAATGGACCAGCAGCGACTGGGTCTTCCGCCGCCCGCACATGTTCCTCATGCCCGGCTCCTCCCCTATGGGCCTGCGCCTGCCTCTTCGCTCCTTGCCCTGGATTCCTGAGGACAAGCGTCCTCTGCCCTTTGACCGCTCACCCTTGGAAGCGCTCGAAGAACTGCAAAACCCGCTCGAAAAATTCGCCAACCGTTACCAGGAATTCCTTCCCGACGTGCAGGCTTGGATGGAATCGATCGGCATGGGCCGCAGCGGCCCTCAGCAGGCCCTCCAAAGCCTCTTCCCCACGGATGATCCCGTCCACCTCGAGGAAGGTGAGCTGCAAGCCTTCACCGCCATGACCGTCCAGCCCCGTCAGGGAAAAGTGCACCTCTTCCTCCCACCCGCCAATCACCTCGAACACTACCTCGAGCTCGTGGCGGCGGCTGAAATCACCGCCAAAGAACTCGACCTGCCCCTCGTCCTGGAGGGTTATGAGCCCCCTCACGACCATCGACTGCAAAACTTCAAGATCACCCCGGATCCCGGCGTCATCGAAGTCAACACCCACCCGGCCAAAAGCTGGGAAGAGCAGAAATTCATCACCGAAACCCTCTACCGGGAAGCTCGCGCCAGCCGACTCGGCACGGACAAATTCCTCCACGATGGCCGCCACACCGGCACCGGAGGGGGCAACCACGTCACCATCGGGGGGGAAATCCCCGCGGAGAGCCCCTTTCTCCGTCGCCCAGAACTGCTCCAAAGCTTCCTCACCTACTGGCAGCATCACCCGGCCCTCTCCTACCTCTTCTCGGGCCTCTTCATTGGCCCCACCAGCCAGGCACCGCGAGTCG
The DNA window shown above is from Verrucomicrobiota bacterium and carries:
- a CDS encoding transglutaminase family protein, which gives rise to MSIRVAIQHRTSYTYDRLVQHYPHIFRLRPAPHCRTPIFSYSFQVEGGEHYLNWQQDPFGNYQARLVFPEKMRRMEISVEVIADMVTINPFDFFLEEAAEEFPFPYSSALKKELSPYLRRNPRVGQLFKDFLARVDLTPRRTVDFLVDVNQLVYQAVDYGIRMEPGVQTPHETLKRGQGSCRDSAWLMVELLRHLGLAARFVSGYLIQLKPDQESLDGPSGPPSDFTDLHAWVEAYVPGGGWIGLDPTSGLFAGEGHIPLAAAPHFRSAAPIEGRTSECETTFDFSNEVYRIREAPRVTQPYQPAQWEKIDALGKLADRRLADLGVKMTTGGEPTFVALDHPDEAEWNTAADGPQKRRLANVLLRKMKDHFGPGGLLLHTQGKWYPGEDLPRWAEQCYWRKDGQPLWHHPELLADTAIDYGHGIEDAERFARRFTEVLGVQPHVVPGYEDLFFYLWKEGTLPYNTDPHHWKLDEDFERANLVRTLDQGLKTATGYAIPLQWDHRVDKWTSSDWVFRRPHMFLMPGSSPMGLRLPLRSLPWIPEDKRPLPFDRSPLEALEELQNPLEKFANRYQEFLPDVQAWMESIGMGRSGPQQALQSLFPTDDPVHLEEGELQAFTAMTVQPRQGKVHLFLPPANHLEHYLELVAAAEITAKELDLPLVLEGYEPPHDHRLQNFKITPDPGVIEVNTHPAKSWEEQKFITETLYREARASRLGTDKFLHDGRHTGTGGGNHVTIGGEIPAESPFLRRPELLQSFLTYWQHHPALSYLFSGLFIGPTSQAPRVDEARTDRLYDLEVAFQGIPKGEVQQPWIVDRALRNFLTDLTGNTHRAEFCIDKLFSPDSSTGRLGIVEFRGFEMPPHPQMSLVQNVLLRTLLAKFWEQPYDKRLVRWGTELHDKFMLPHFCRQDMKDVAEDLTASGFPMELDWFEPFVEFRFPLVGTVDYDGIELEVRNAIEPWTVLGEESAAGGTARYVDSSIERIQVKVTGLTDRRHVLACNGRQIPLRSTGTHGEYVAGIRYKAWNPHSSLHPFTPLDSPLQIDLFDTWSDRSLGGCTYHVAHPGGRNPETAPVNAYEAEGRRLSRFQSHGHQQGLRPRDLQPLDEEAIEEFPVTLDMRRAAETRRLATSR